A single region of the Changchengzhania lutea genome encodes:
- a CDS encoding isoaspartyl peptidase/L-asparaginase family protein codes for MKKIILLVILSFLFTACKEDTTMISEPPEKMEKAAEFSIIIHGGAGTILRENLSPENEALYKTTLEKAIKVGHRILKHGGSSLDAVEKTINVLEDSPIFNAGKGAVFTHEGTNEHDASIMDGSNLNAGASAGTKTVKNPINLARAVMEHSPHVMLSGTGAETFAKEQGLELVDPNYFYTEKRMKSLERVKASEKNKVASFYDEDIQNSKYGTVGCAALDKFGNLAAGTSTGGMTNKRWGRIGDAPIIGAGTYANNKTCAISSTGWGEYFIRGMVAYDISALMEYRELSLREAAKEVIQTKLKNLGGTGGIIGIDKKGNMVMEFNTAGMYRATMDETGALYVGIFKD; via the coding sequence ATGAAAAAAATCATCTTACTAGTCATTCTTTCATTTCTATTTACAGCTTGTAAAGAAGACACAACTATGATCTCCGAACCTCCCGAAAAAATGGAGAAGGCCGCGGAATTTTCTATTATCATTCACGGTGGTGCTGGTACTATTTTAAGAGAAAATTTGTCCCCCGAAAACGAAGCGCTCTATAAAACAACACTGGAAAAAGCTATTAAAGTAGGGCATCGCATTTTAAAACATGGAGGGAGCAGTTTAGATGCCGTAGAAAAAACAATAAACGTGCTTGAAGATTCGCCCATTTTTAATGCAGGTAAAGGTGCTGTTTTTACGCACGAAGGTACTAATGAACATGATGCCTCTATAATGGATGGCAGCAATTTGAATGCCGGTGCTTCGGCAGGAACTAAAACTGTAAAAAATCCCATAAACCTAGCTAGAGCGGTCATGGAGCATTCGCCTCATGTGATGCTTTCTGGAACTGGGGCTGAAACATTCGCTAAAGAACAAGGTTTAGAGCTGGTTGACCCAAATTATTTTTACACCGAAAAACGCATGAAGTCTTTAGAACGGGTCAAAGCTTCAGAAAAAAATAAGGTGGCTTCTTTTTATGATGAGGACATTCAAAATTCTAAATATGGTACCGTAGGTTGTGCGGCTTTAGACAAATTTGGAAATTTAGCTGCGGGCACCTCAACTGGCGGGATGACCAATAAGCGATGGGGACGCATTGGCGATGCCCCTATAATTGGAGCTGGCACTTACGCTAATAATAAAACCTGTGCCATTTCAAGTACTGGTTGGGGTGAGTATTTTATTCGCGGTATGGTGGCTTATGATATATCGGCACTCATGGAGTACCGCGAATTATCTTTACGAGAGGCCGCAAAAGAAGTGATTCAAACTAAACTGAAAAACCTTGGGGGTACTGGAGGAATAATAGGTATAGATAAAAAAGGTAATATGGTTATGGAATTTAATACCGCAGGCATGTACCGCGCAACCATGGACGAGACTGGCGCTCTATACGTTGGTATATTTAAAGATTAA
- the amaB gene encoding L-piperidine-6-carboxylate dehydrogenase: MQTVATNFGINTALKTLGVKDINEGTSTGSNNFSNGSVIESFSPVDGTLIGKVKTTTAADYEEVMKAATSAFKTWRTMPAPLRGEIVRQFGDKLREKKEALGKLVSYEMGKSYQEGLGEVQEMIDICDFAVGLSRQLHGLTMHSERPGHRMYEQYHPLGAVGIISAFNFPVAVWAWNTALAWVCGDVCIWKPSEKTPMCGIACQNIAAEVFAENNLPEGISCLINGDYRVGEFMTKDKRVPLISATGSTRMGKIVAQAVAGRLGKSLLELGGNNAIIVTPDADIKMTVIGAVFGAVGTAGQRCTSTRRLIIHESIYDQVKKAVVDAYKQLRIGNPLDENNHVGPLIDKDAVNMYNHALEQVVEEGGQIIVEGGVMSGEGYESGCYVKPAIAEAKPEYKIVQHETFAPVLYLLKYSGDVENAIAIQNEVAQGLSSAIMTNNLREAERFLSVQGSDCGIANVNIGTSGAEIGGAFGGEKDTGGGRESGSDAWKVYMRRQTNTINYTTELPLAQGIKFDL; this comes from the coding sequence ATGCAAACAGTTGCTACCAATTTTGGTATAAACACAGCACTTAAAACTTTAGGTGTAAAGGATATAAATGAAGGCACATCAACGGGTTCAAATAATTTTTCCAACGGATCGGTCATCGAAAGTTTTTCACCTGTAGATGGCACTTTGATTGGTAAAGTAAAAACTACCACAGCTGCCGATTATGAGGAAGTGATGAAAGCGGCTACTTCGGCTTTTAAAACTTGGAGAACGATGCCGGCACCCTTAAGAGGAGAAATTGTGCGTCAGTTTGGTGATAAACTTAGAGAAAAAAAGGAAGCCCTTGGTAAATTAGTGTCTTATGAAATGGGTAAGAGCTATCAAGAAGGTTTGGGCGAAGTTCAGGAGATGATTGATATTTGCGATTTTGCCGTTGGTTTATCGCGTCAACTCCATGGTTTAACCATGCATAGTGAGCGTCCAGGACACAGAATGTACGAGCAGTATCATCCATTGGGTGCTGTTGGCATCATTTCAGCATTCAACTTTCCTGTTGCTGTTTGGGCATGGAATACCGCTTTAGCTTGGGTTTGTGGTGATGTATGTATATGGAAACCAAGTGAAAAAACACCGATGTGTGGAATTGCTTGTCAAAACATTGCCGCTGAAGTATTTGCTGAAAACAATTTACCTGAAGGTATTTCTTGTTTGATAAATGGTGATTACAGAGTGGGTGAGTTTATGACTAAAGATAAACGCGTGCCTTTAATTTCGGCAACAGGTTCTACCAGAATGGGCAAGATTGTAGCACAAGCGGTAGCGGGACGTTTAGGAAAATCATTATTGGAATTAGGAGGAAACAATGCCATTATAGTAACGCCGGACGCCGATATAAAAATGACTGTTATAGGCGCTGTTTTTGGAGCAGTAGGAACAGCTGGACAACGTTGTACGTCAACCCGTAGATTGATTATTCATGAAAGTATCTATGACCAAGTTAAAAAAGCGGTTGTAGATGCTTACAAGCAATTGCGTATTGGAAACCCGTTAGATGAAAATAATCACGTAGGCCCGTTAATAGATAAGGACGCCGTTAATATGTATAATCATGCCTTAGAGCAAGTTGTTGAAGAGGGCGGACAAATTATTGTCGAAGGTGGTGTGATGTCTGGTGAAGGTTACGAAAGTGGCTGCTATGTAAAACCAGCTATTGCTGAGGCGAAACCAGAATATAAGATTGTGCAACACGAAACATTTGCACCAGTTTTATATTTATTAAAATATTCTGGCGATGTTGAAAATGCTATAGCTATTCAAAATGAAGTGGCTCAAGGTTTATCTTCTGCAATTATGACCAACAATTTACGTGAAGCAGAACGATTCTTATCCGTTCAGGGATCAGACTGTGGTATTGCTAATGTAAATATAGGAACATCTGGCGCAGAAATTGGAGGTGCTTTTGGAGGTGAAAAAGATACTGGTGGCGGCCGTGAGTCTGGAAGTGATGCATGGAAAGTATATATGAGAAGACAAACAAACACGATTAATTACACTACCGAGTTGCCTTTAGCACAAGGTATTAAGTTCGATTTGTAG
- a CDS encoding ATP-binding protein, giving the protein MINKRLLIKHLLAHNDENSFYDKKRKIDISQKEGKAKFLKHVCALSNSNPKNNSYIVIGVEDEDNRIDGVDFFDDSKIQNLINAYLTHPPIVQYENIPFPHLPDNKVVGLVTIRPTGKITSLRKNIWKYYGGSVFFRDGSTSMPKVFDIEIKDVNSKIVEAIENNAQNNIEHTLNGVFDFMNARQNFNAQYKVFKEYFVVCWAGQKKMVKNDAFFSRVDIELINEQVRLFFSALDEVSIEFDEDSFKIIEYVNLGLQKAFKYYPLEETIIRFGDNATYNIDTKLLFEAPQFDKRVLHHIYNANNIIVEKLKKGLSLTKAEEIDLKNLPVTYLICYLNLFHEAIDKFHEAKPYLKNYSEELYILYKEAARVLRKVKYS; this is encoded by the coding sequence ATGATTAACAAACGCCTACTTATAAAACATCTATTAGCTCACAATGATGAGAACAGTTTTTATGATAAAAAGCGAAAAATAGATATTAGTCAAAAAGAAGGAAAAGCCAAATTTTTAAAACACGTGTGCGCGCTATCTAATAGCAATCCAAAAAACAACTCGTATATCGTAATTGGAGTAGAAGATGAAGACAACAGAATTGATGGTGTGGATTTTTTTGACGACAGTAAAATTCAAAATCTTATAAATGCCTATTTAACCCATCCGCCCATAGTTCAGTATGAGAATATTCCATTTCCACATTTGCCCGACAACAAGGTTGTTGGTTTGGTGACTATTAGGCCAACAGGTAAAATAACTTCTCTGCGAAAAAACATTTGGAAATATTACGGTGGTTCGGTGTTTTTCAGGGATGGGAGCACCAGCATGCCCAAGGTGTTTGATATTGAGATAAAAGATGTGAACTCCAAAATTGTGGAAGCCATCGAAAACAATGCGCAAAACAATATTGAGCACACCCTGAACGGCGTTTTTGACTTTATGAATGCCCGACAAAATTTTAATGCACAATATAAAGTCTTTAAGGAATATTTTGTGGTGTGTTGGGCGGGCCAAAAAAAAATGGTTAAAAATGATGCATTTTTTTCTCGTGTAGATATTGAATTAATAAATGAGCAAGTACGTTTATTCTTTTCGGCCTTAGATGAAGTGTCCATCGAATTTGACGAGGATAGCTTTAAGATTATTGAATATGTAAATTTAGGTCTTCAAAAAGCCTTTAAATATTATCCTTTAGAAGAAACTATCATTCGGTTTGGAGACAACGCTACTTATAATATTGATACCAAACTATTATTCGAAGCGCCGCAATTTGATAAAAGGGTGTTGCATCATATTTACAATGCTAACAATATTATTGTAGAGAAGCTTAAAAAAGGATTATCGCTAACAAAGGCTGAAGAAATCGATTTAAAAAATCTTCCCGTCACGTATTTAATATGCTATCTAAATTTGTTTCATGAAGCTATTGATAAATTCCATGAAGCAAAACCGTATTTAAAAAATTATAGCGAAGAATTATATATTCTCTACAAGGAAGCTGCACGCGTACTCAGAAAAGTGAAATATAGCTAA
- a CDS encoding SDR family NAD(P)-dependent oxidoreductase: MTKTALITGATSGIGHATAYEFAKHGIKLVLCGRRSSRLDTIQKALEKHTDVHTLNFDVRDKRGTFEAIDSLPEQFKKIDILINNAGNAHGLDPIQTGRIDDWDAMMDINVKGLLYVSKAIIPQMTARQSGHIINIGSSAGKEVYPKGNVYCASKHAVLAITEGMRIDLNPFGIKVSAINPGLVETEFSKVRFKGDAKADAVYKGFKALQAEDIADVIYFTVTRPAHVNIADVLVFPTAQASSTIVKKEF; the protein is encoded by the coding sequence ATGACAAAAACTGCTCTTATTACTGGTGCTACAAGTGGTATAGGACATGCAACAGCCTATGAATTTGCAAAACACGGCATTAAACTCGTGCTTTGCGGAAGGCGCTCTAGCAGATTAGACACTATACAGAAAGCTTTAGAAAAACATACTGACGTGCACACCCTAAATTTTGATGTACGCGATAAACGTGGCACTTTTGAAGCGATAGATTCGCTGCCAGAACAATTCAAAAAAATTGATATTTTAATTAATAATGCCGGTAACGCTCATGGATTGGATCCGATCCAAACAGGACGTATTGATGATTGGGATGCGATGATGGACATCAATGTAAAAGGGCTGTTATATGTAAGCAAGGCCATTATCCCTCAAATGACGGCTAGACAGTCTGGACATATTATCAATATTGGATCCTCGGCAGGTAAGGAAGTATACCCTAAAGGCAATGTGTATTGTGCTAGCAAACATGCTGTTTTGGCTATTACTGAAGGCATGCGAATTGATCTAAACCCCTTTGGAATTAAAGTGAGTGCCATCAACCCAGGTTTGGTAGAAACGGAGTTCTCAAAAGTACGCTTTAAAGGCGATGCTAAAGCAGATGCTGTTTACAAAGGATTTAAAGCCCTACAAGCTGAAGACATTGCCGATGTTATTTATTTTACCGTAACGCGTCCGGCACACGTAAATATTGCAGATGTATTGGTTTTTCCAACGGCTCAGGCGAGTTCAACAATTGTTAAAAAAGAATTTTAA
- a CDS encoding DUF4382 domain-containing protein, translated as MSILRKIKFIFPLVFLTFLMSCNDSESSSISKDAPRLSIRLVDGPGDYEAVNVEIVDVMIKMDNDSDDGSGWMSLEANNEIVNLLDFTGGISKVLVERFPIPAGTLSQMRLVLGDGNTIVIKDENNEDEEFDLKTPSAQQSGLKLKVNTLIEEGYTYDFVLDFDVEKSIVHAGNSGNIILKPVLYVSAEASSGIIEGTVSPNDVPSMVSVLVDDKGTPETDDDFVISAYTDETTGEFALWGAPAGTYEVTAKPIDEDSDYSYGSAMDVTVSIGEITTITNPIELMFKTASISGTIYGLGDGLVATISINDTASTSVEADGNGMYIIENLVPGDYTVTISAEGYAPQEFMITLEPAEEEVINATLVLE; from the coding sequence ATGAGTATTTTAAGAAAGATTAAATTTATTTTCCCATTAGTATTCCTAACCTTTTTAATGTCTTGTAATGATAGCGAATCTAGTAGTATCAGTAAAGATGCGCCTAGATTAAGTATAAGGCTCGTTGATGGCCCTGGAGATTATGAAGCGGTTAATGTTGAAATTGTTGATGTTATGATTAAAATGGATAATGACAGCGATGACGGTTCAGGTTGGATGTCTCTTGAGGCTAATAACGAAATCGTAAACTTATTAGACTTTACAGGAGGCATAAGCAAAGTATTAGTAGAACGATTTCCAATACCAGCAGGAACTTTAAGCCAAATGAGGCTAGTTTTAGGTGATGGAAACACCATTGTTATTAAAGATGAAAATAATGAAGACGAAGAATTCGATTTAAAAACTCCAAGTGCACAACAATCAGGTTTAAAACTTAAAGTAAATACTTTAATTGAAGAAGGGTACACCTACGATTTTGTATTGGATTTTGATGTTGAAAAATCAATCGTACATGCCGGTAACTCAGGAAATATTATTTTAAAACCTGTGCTTTATGTAAGCGCTGAAGCTAGTTCTGGAATTATTGAAGGGACGGTTTCACCAAACGATGTTCCATCGATGGTTTCTGTTTTGGTTGATGATAAAGGAACTCCTGAAACTGATGACGATTTTGTAATTAGTGCATATACTGATGAAACTACGGGCGAGTTTGCATTATGGGGCGCTCCAGCAGGAACCTATGAAGTGACGGCAAAACCAATTGATGAAGATTCAGATTACTCATATGGAAGCGCTATGGATGTAACGGTTTCTATTGGTGAAATCACTACAATTACAAACCCCATTGAGCTTATGTTTAAAACAGCTTCCATTAGTGGGACGATCTATGGGCTAGGTGACGGACTTGTTGCTACAATATCTATTAATGATACGGCTTCAACAAGTGTTGAAGCAGACGGTAATGGCATGTATATAATAGAAAACCTTGTGCCAGGTGATTATACAGTAACAATAAGTGCAGAAGGCTATGCCCCACAGGAATTTATGATTACTTTAGAACCAGCTGAAGAAGAAGTTATAAATGCGACATTAGTATTGGAATAA
- a CDS encoding AAA family ATPase yields the protein MEETGTIDIKTINEKIERESAFVDLLMLEMNKVIVGQKHMVERLLIGLLGQGHILLEGVPGLAKTLAINTLAQAVHGSFSRIQFTPDLLPADVTGTLIYNMKLNDFSIKKGPIFANFVLADEINRAPAKVQSALLEAMQEKQVTIGDETFILDKPFLVMATQNPVEQEGTYPLPEAQVDRFMLKTVIDYPKLDEEQLIMRANLKGAWDKVNPVVSVSQILKAQEAVREVYMDEKIEKYILDIIFATRYPEKYKLADLKPLISFGASPRGSINLATAAKCYAFIKRRGYVIPEDVRAVVYDVLRHRIGITYEAEAENVTSEDIIAKIINEIEVP from the coding sequence ATGGAAGAGACAGGTACAATTGATATTAAGACAATTAACGAGAAGATTGAAAGAGAAAGCGCTTTTGTCGATTTACTCATGCTAGAAATGAACAAAGTGATCGTTGGCCAGAAACATATGGTGGAGCGTTTACTTATTGGTCTGTTGGGTCAAGGGCATATTTTGTTGGAAGGTGTTCCAGGTTTAGCAAAAACCTTGGCGATTAATACCTTAGCACAAGCTGTGCATGGCAGCTTTAGCAGGATTCAATTTACACCGGATTTATTACCTGCAGATGTGACCGGAACATTAATTTACAATATGAAGCTTAATGATTTCTCTATCAAAAAAGGGCCTATTTTTGCAAACTTTGTGCTGGCAGATGAGATTAACCGTGCACCAGCAAAAGTGCAATCGGCATTATTAGAAGCCATGCAGGAAAAGCAAGTCACTATTGGTGATGAAACTTTTATTTTGGACAAGCCATTTTTAGTTATGGCTACCCAAAACCCAGTTGAGCAAGAGGGTACTTATCCTTTGCCAGAAGCACAGGTAGACCGTTTTATGTTGAAAACGGTTATCGATTACCCAAAATTGGATGAGGAACAACTTATTATGCGTGCCAATTTAAAAGGCGCTTGGGATAAAGTAAACCCGGTAGTTTCGGTATCGCAAATTTTGAAAGCTCAAGAGGCTGTACGTGAGGTGTACATGGACGAAAAAATTGAGAAGTACATTTTAGATATTATTTTTGCAACACGGTATCCAGAGAAATATAAACTTGCCGATTTAAAACCACTAATCTCTTTTGGTGCGTCTCCTCGTGGAAGTATAAATTTAGCAACAGCAGCGAAATGCTACGCCTTTATTAAGCGAAGAGGGTATGTAATCCCAGAAGATGTTCGTGCCGTGGTTTACGATGTATTAAGGCACAGAATAGGAATTACTTATGAAGCTGAGGCTGAAAATGTCACATCTGAAGATATTATAGCTAAAATTATAAACGAAATTGAAGTACCATAA
- a CDS encoding DUF58 domain-containing protein, whose protein sequence is MDTKELLKKVRKIEIKTRRLSDHIFGGEYHSTFKGRGMTFSEVRQYQFGDDVRNIDWNVTARYNEPYVKVFEEERELTMMLIVDISGSELFGTEEQFKNEVVTEIAATLAFSATQNNDKIGLILFTDKIELYIPPKKGRSHVLRIIRELIEFQPESKKTNIAEALKFMQNVMKKKAIVFVLSDFIADDYHQTMKIVAKKHDVTGIRVYDKHEEAVPNLGMVEMEDEETGELMLVNTSSKTVRRNYSKFYHDKVNYYKESFTKSGAGAIDCRVDESYVKKLLGYFKRRG, encoded by the coding sequence ATGGATACTAAAGAATTACTAAAAAAAGTACGAAAAATTGAGATCAAGACGCGCCGTTTGTCTGATCATATTTTTGGAGGGGAATACCATTCTACCTTCAAAGGTCGTGGTATGACTTTTAGTGAAGTACGTCAGTATCAATTTGGAGACGACGTAAGAAACATAGACTGGAATGTGACGGCGCGCTACAATGAGCCTTATGTCAAAGTTTTTGAGGAGGAGCGGGAACTTACTATGATGCTCATAGTAGATATTTCTGGTTCTGAATTATTTGGCACCGAGGAGCAATTTAAAAACGAAGTGGTCACAGAAATAGCGGCAACCTTAGCCTTTTCGGCGACCCAGAATAATGATAAAATAGGGTTGATTTTATTTACAGATAAAATTGAACTGTATATCCCACCAAAAAAAGGGCGATCACACGTGTTGCGAATCATCCGTGAATTAATAGAGTTTCAACCAGAAAGTAAAAAAACGAATATCGCTGAAGCCTTAAAATTCATGCAAAATGTCATGAAGAAAAAAGCCATTGTATTTGTATTGTCTGATTTTATAGCAGACGATTACCACCAAACCATGAAAATTGTTGCCAAGAAGCACGATGTTACCGGAATACGGGTTTATGACAAACATGAAGAGGCCGTCCCGAATTTAGGAATGGTAGAAATGGAGGATGAAGAAACTGGCGAATTAATGTTGGTCAATACTTCCTCAAAAACAGTACGACGCAATTACAGTAAGTTTTATCACGATAAAGTGAATTATTATAAAGAGAGTTTTACGAAATCAGGCGCAGGTGCCATAGATTGTCGTGTTGATGAAAGTTACGTAAAAAAGCTTTTGGGTTATTTTAAAAGAAGAGGTTAA
- a CDS encoding BatD family protein: MKSAVFSFRASVIFFLVFFLFSLFSFSQVTSSIDPTSIKIGEQITYHIQVEADSTALVVFPEGQTFVPLEMIESYDIDTLKNKDKFNLIKRYGLTQFDSGRYTIPRQKIIIGSKTFFTDSLQVEVRNILVDSTKQGLYDIKPIIEVEKTGSDWWKYVLLALLIIGVLGFLIYWFIWRKKPLTEEEQIALLPPYDRAKLALRKLDESNYLENEALKDYYSELTFIIRKYLDEKVYDRALESTTDELINRLNLLKAGNQVDLSKEDIRNLESILKRADLVKFAKSAPDVELAKIDRNTIDIEIDHVKEALPEPTEEEKLQNIKYKEEQERKKKRNKTILTVIIGIALLIMVFIGFSIKYGFSYVKDTIIGHDSIELLEGDWVTSEYGVPPITISTPKVLKRLNLELPNEVLEQADVTMFGYGSLLERFSIVVATSHFKNLGENKIDLQQSVEANLKMWEQKGIQNMVVQNEKFTTPNGAEGLKTYGNADFPSVNAGTFEKGNYVIFSFTSENVLQQIILSWREDDVYAKQMIERIQNSIELKKLEE; the protein is encoded by the coding sequence ATGAAGTCAGCAGTCTTCAGTTTTCGGGCTTCTGTCATTTTTTTCTTGGTCTTTTTTCTTTTCTCTCTTTTCTCATTTTCACAAGTTACATCTTCAATCGATCCCACTTCCATAAAAATAGGAGAACAGATTACCTACCACATTCAAGTAGAAGCAGATTCAACAGCTTTAGTCGTTTTCCCCGAAGGGCAAACTTTTGTGCCCTTGGAAATGATTGAATCCTATGATATAGATACTTTAAAAAACAAGGACAAATTCAACCTTATAAAGAGGTATGGATTAACGCAATTTGATTCTGGTCGGTATACTATTCCGAGGCAAAAAATTATTATTGGAAGCAAAACGTTTTTTACGGACTCTCTTCAAGTTGAGGTACGCAATATTTTAGTCGATTCAACCAAACAAGGTTTGTACGATATAAAACCCATTATTGAAGTTGAAAAAACAGGGAGCGATTGGTGGAAATATGTGTTGTTAGCGTTATTAATTATAGGCGTTTTAGGATTTTTAATCTATTGGTTTATTTGGCGAAAAAAGCCTTTAACCGAAGAAGAACAAATAGCTTTATTACCGCCGTATGACAGAGCCAAATTAGCTTTAAGAAAGTTGGATGAAAGCAACTATCTCGAAAACGAAGCTTTAAAGGATTACTATTCCGAACTTACCTTTATCATTCGAAAATATTTAGATGAAAAAGTATATGATCGTGCGCTAGAGAGTACCACAGATGAACTTATTAACAGACTTAATTTATTAAAAGCGGGGAATCAGGTCGATTTAAGCAAAGAAGATATTAGAAACTTAGAAAGTATCTTAAAACGTGCCGATTTGGTAAAATTTGCAAAATCTGCCCCAGATGTAGAACTCGCTAAAATAGATAGAAATACTATTGATATTGAGATTGACCATGTTAAGGAAGCCTTACCAGAACCTACAGAAGAAGAGAAATTGCAAAACATAAAATATAAAGAAGAACAAGAGCGTAAGAAGAAACGTAATAAAACCATTTTGACAGTTATAATCGGTATCGCTTTGCTTATTATGGTTTTTATAGGCTTCTCTATTAAATACGGTTTCAGTTATGTCAAGGACACTATTATTGGACATGATAGCATAGAACTTCTTGAAGGTGATTGGGTAACCAGTGAATATGGCGTGCCACCAATAACCATTTCAACTCCAAAAGTTTTAAAACGATTGAATCTAGAACTGCCTAATGAAGTTTTAGAACAAGCAGATGTCACCATGTTTGGATATGGTAGTTTATTAGAACGATTCAGTATTGTTGTGGCGACATCACATTTTAAAAATTTAGGAGAAAATAAAATCGACTTACAGCAATCGGTAGAAGCCAATTTAAAAATGTGGGAACAAAAAGGCATTCAGAATATGGTTGTTCAAAACGAAAAATTTACAACACCAAATGGTGCGGAAGGTTTAAAAACCTATGGTAATGCAGATTTTCCTTCTGTGAATGCCGGTACATTTGAAAAAGGGAATTATGTTATTTTCAGTTTTACTTCAGAAAATGTATTGCAGCAAATCATTTTGTCGTGGCGTGAAGATGATGTTTATGCAAAGCAAATGATTGAACGCATTCAAAATTCTATTGAACTTAAAAAACTAGAAGAATAA
- a CDS encoding vWA domain-containing protein yields MFEGIEFVNKEFFWLLLLLPLAMAWYMLSFKRQTAELKMSSLKGFKLTSSWLPKLKHLLFVLRLIALALLITALARPQTIDVSSKTKTTRGIDIVMAIDVSASMLAKDLVPNRLEALKKVAAEFIKGRPNDRIGLVEYAGESYTKTPITSDKAIVLRSLKSIKYNTIIEGGTAIGMGLATSVNRLKDSKATSKVIILLTDGVNNSGFIDPKIASELAVEYGIKAYTIGLGTNGMALSPIGILPNGKFQYGRAQVEIDEALLKEIADVTGGKYFRATNNKKLEEIYNEINKLEKTEIEEFKFYNYEEKYRGLVILAGFLLLLELILRFTLFRSFV; encoded by the coding sequence ATGTTTGAAGGGATAGAATTTGTAAATAAAGAATTCTTTTGGCTATTGCTACTTTTACCATTAGCAATGGCTTGGTATATGCTTAGTTTTAAACGGCAAACTGCCGAACTTAAGATGTCTAGCTTAAAAGGGTTTAAGCTTACTAGTTCCTGGTTGCCAAAACTAAAGCATCTGTTATTTGTGCTCCGATTAATAGCCTTGGCACTTTTAATCACAGCCTTGGCCAGACCACAAACAATTGATGTGTCTTCAAAAACAAAAACAACGCGCGGTATTGATATCGTTATGGCCATAGATGTATCGGCAAGTATGTTGGCTAAAGATTTGGTTCCTAATAGATTAGAGGCTCTAAAAAAAGTAGCGGCGGAGTTTATTAAGGGGCGTCCAAATGACAGAATTGGTTTGGTAGAATATGCTGGGGAAAGCTATACAAAAACACCGATTACAAGCGATAAAGCTATCGTACTGCGCTCTTTAAAAAGTATAAAATATAATACCATTATTGAAGGAGGAACCGCCATTGGTATGGGATTGGCCACTTCGGTAAACCGTTTAAAAGACAGCAAAGCGACAAGTAAGGTGATTATCTTATTAACGGATGGCGTTAATAACTCTGGTTTTATAGACCCTAAAATTGCCAGTGAATTAGCTGTCGAATATGGCATTAAAGCCTACACCATTGGTTTAGGTACAAATGGTATGGCATTATCACCTATTGGGATTTTGCCTAATGGAAAATTTCAATACGGGCGTGCTCAAGTAGAGATTGATGAAGCCTTATTAAAGGAAATAGCAGATGTTACGGGCGGTAAATATTTCAGGGCCACAAATAACAAAAAGTTGGAAGAAATCTATAATGAGATCAATAAACTCGAAAAAACAGAAATAGAGGAATTTAAGTTCTATAATTATGAAGAAAAGTATAGGGGGCTGGTTATTTTAGCTGGTTTTTTATTGCTTTTAGAACTGATTTTAAGATTCACTCTTTTTAGAAGTTTTGTGTAA
- a CDS encoding flavodoxin family protein, producing the protein MKKGVIVQASSRSNGNTSLIVSFVNEELGFDIIDLNKKTIGHFDYEFNNQNDDFNSLFKHIVSNYEIIIFATPIYWYTMSGILKVFLDRISDFLKIEKEFGRLLRGKKMSVISCGSDHEIFDGFTMPFVQSANYLGMDYLGHVHTWLENDEIPNKVNLEIKKFVAKQLNKSTKNT; encoded by the coding sequence ATGAAAAAGGGAGTTATTGTTCAAGCAAGTAGTAGAAGCAACGGTAACACATCTTTGATCGTATCTTTTGTGAATGAAGAATTAGGGTTTGATATAATAGATTTAAATAAAAAGACTATTGGGCATTTCGATTATGAATTTAATAATCAGAATGACGATTTTAATAGCTTGTTTAAGCACATAGTAAGCAATTATGAAATTATCATTTTTGCTACACCTATTTACTGGTATACTATGAGTGGTATATTAAAAGTTTTTCTGGATAGAATTTCAGATTTTTTAAAAATTGAAAAAGAATTTGGAAGATTATTAAGGGGTAAAAAAATGTCAGTTATAAGTTGTGGTTCCGATCATGAAATATTTGATGGATTTACCATGCCCTTTGTTCAATCGGCTAATTATTTAGGAATGGATTATTTAGGACATGTACATACTTGGCTTGAAAATGATGAAATTCCAAATAAAGTTAATTTAGAAATAAAAAAATTCGTGGCAAAACAATTAAACAAATCCACGAAAAACACATAA